In Chromobacterium rhizoryzae, one genomic interval encodes:
- a CDS encoding DNA adenine methylase, translating into MPPKEIKTHKMANTTPLRYPGGKTKLLPYLHNIIKQNNLHDPVYVEPFCGGCGLALELLCSYTAGKIILNDLDRAIYAFWHETINNPKELCKKIESTPCNIDTWNKQREVWQNRSAAPLPDLAFATFFLNRTNRSGILDAGVIGGKEQSGKWKMNARYNTSDLIRRIEKIGQLKSRIELYNLEAISFLEKITPQLPKNSLIYLDPPYVKKGPGLYLNYYKEKDHKLLAEHVQNKIKTPWIVSYDDHPIIKSLYNDRQTQTLDFTYSAHSATKAGRELIFFSEDITPPDMKNSKFRTKKPWDSTVPSASITEHI; encoded by the coding sequence ATGCCTCCAAAAGAAATCAAGACGCATAAAATGGCCAACACCACTCCACTCAGATACCCAGGAGGAAAGACTAAGCTCCTTCCTTATTTACACAACATAATAAAACAGAACAATTTACATGACCCCGTTTATGTTGAGCCCTTTTGTGGTGGTTGCGGACTTGCTTTAGAGTTACTTTGCAGCTACACAGCTGGGAAAATCATCTTAAATGATTTGGACCGAGCCATTTATGCATTTTGGCACGAGACAATAAACAACCCTAAAGAACTATGCAAGAAAATAGAATCAACCCCTTGCAATATTGACACTTGGAATAAACAAAGAGAAGTTTGGCAAAACAGAAGTGCAGCCCCATTGCCAGATTTGGCGTTCGCCACCTTCTTCTTAAATAGAACTAACAGATCTGGAATCCTGGATGCTGGAGTAATTGGAGGCAAGGAGCAGTCCGGAAAATGGAAGATGAATGCAAGGTACAATACCTCTGACCTTATTCGCCGGATAGAAAAAATCGGGCAGCTAAAATCAAGAATTGAGCTATACAATCTTGAGGCCATAAGTTTTTTAGAAAAGATCACACCACAACTCCCGAAAAACTCCCTAATATATCTTGACCCCCCGTATGTAAAAAAAGGCCCAGGGCTTTATTTGAATTACTACAAAGAAAAAGATCACAAACTTTTGGCAGAGCATGTGCAAAACAAAATCAAGACACCATGGATAGTATCTTACGACGACCACCCCATCATTAAAAGTCTCTACAACGATCGTCAAACACAAACATTGGATTTTACCTATAGCGCTCACAGCGCCACCAAAGCAGGAAGGGAGCTAATATTCTTCTCCGAAGACATTACCCCCCCTGACATGAAAAACTCCAAATTTAGAACAAAAAAACCGTGGGATTCAACAGTGCCAAGCGCCAGCATCACTGAGCACATTTAA